The Dehalococcoidia bacterium genome segment GCGGGCGATGCCGGTGGCGATCGTGATCGCCTGCTGCAGCGGCGGCCGGCCGCGCTGCAGAAACCCCTTGAGGTCGCCGCTTTCGGCCAGCTCCATCACGAGCAGATAGCCCTCTTCGTAGGGCTCGATCGCGTGGACTTCGAGGATATTGGGGTGGCGCACGCGCAGGCCGAGCCGGCCTTCGGTCAGGAAGCGGCGCAGCGCCTCTTCCTGCTGCGTTTCGAGATCGGCGGAGTCAAGGCCCAGCTCTTTGATGGCGACGAAGCGGTCGGCCAGCTCTTCGTGCGCCTTGTAGACGCTGCCGAAGGTGCCGCGCCCCAGCAGGCCGTCGCGGCGGCCTTCGCTGCGCAAAATGCGGTACTTGTTGAGCACCAGCTCGTCGAAGGGGAGCATGACCGCCTCAACGATCGGAACGCCGCTACGCCCCCGCCTTCGCCTTCGCTGGGGAACACGGTTAGCGTATCGATCGTGCCAATTCCGTGTCAACGCCGTTGCCGGCGCGCACAACGGTTCCTGCCGTGCCGGCAAAGCGCGGGCGGGCGCGCCCAACGCCGCGGCGCAACCGCTCTTATAAGTATGAACGCGACCGGACCGGCGATTGTGCGCGCGGACACGGCAGCGGGTGGCAGGGGCCGAGCGCCCGTTAGCTGCCGCTGCTGAGGAAGCGCATCAACATGCGCCCGGCGGAGAACAGCCCCAGCGCCAGCCCCAGGCAGAGTCCAATCAGCAGGAAGAGCGGGTGCGTGCCCGCGCGGCCGTCCAGCCAGTTGCCCGCAAGCACGCCGAGGATGATGGCGATGGCGATCGTCCAGCCCATGCCGGCGAACCAGGCAGCCGTGCCCAGAATCTGGTAACCGCCCGAGCCGCCTCCGCCCTGCGCCATCGTCTGCACCTCGCGGCAGGCGCCCCGTATCTGCCGTTGTCCGGCGGCGCCTCCTCTCTTCATATTTTGCCATCGCCGGCGGCCGGCTTGCTCGCTGCCCCGCCAAGCCGCTAGAACTGGACCAGAGCGATCTGCGGCGCCGCGCCGGCGCGGCCGCGAGCATCCTGGGAAGCGGGCGGGAATTCTGGCAAGCGGGGAACAGCCGTCTGGCGCGATCTACCTGGTCTACGGCGAGAACGGCGCCCGCCTGTGCTACGCCGGCGACGACGCCGAGGCGCAGCGCGCGGTCTGTGCCGAGCTGGAGCGGCGTACCGCCGGCTACGTCTCCGGCTACCAGTTCGTCGGGCGGCAGCGCTACGAGGTCCGCTGCTACCTCGATGCGCCGCCCGGCGAGCG includes the following:
- a CDS encoding AtpZ/AtpI family protein, translated to MAQGGGGSGGYQILGTAAWFAGMGWTIAIAIILGVLAGNWLDGRAGTHPLFLLIGLCLGLALGLFSAGRMLMRFLSSGS